From a single Oceanobacillus kimchii X50 genomic region:
- a CDS encoding DinB family protein gives MYRRVTDFLNEWSQSADGTAKVINNLTDKKLDQSIVENHSTLGWLGWHLVNSPAFFGKLVGLDIDLSHDPDQVPEKAKDIAEAYNKMVQMVKDQVEQQLTDEALNEQVDSFGTPIPRGAILRKMVDHQTHHRGQMTVLLRQAGLSVPGVMGPTKEDQ, from the coding sequence ATGTATCGTAGAGTAACTGATTTTTTGAATGAATGGAGTCAATCCGCAGATGGTACAGCAAAAGTAATCAACAATTTAACAGATAAAAAACTTGATCAATCAATTGTTGAAAATCATAGTACACTTGGTTGGTTAGGTTGGCATTTAGTTAACAGTCCTGCTTTTTTTGGGAAATTAGTTGGCCTGGATATTGATTTGTCACATGATCCAGATCAAGTCCCTGAAAAAGCGAAAGACATAGCAGAAGCATATAATAAAATGGTTCAGATGGTAAAAGATCAGGTAGAACAACAACTTACTGATGAAGCGTTAAATGAACAAGTGGACAGTTTTGGTACACCTATCCCTCGTGGTGCGATACTAAGAAAGATGGTTGATCATCAAACACATCATCGTGGTCAAATGACTGTGTTATTAAGACAAGCTGGTTTATCTGTACCTGGTGTTATGGGGCCAACAAAAGAAGACCAATAA